From the genome of Amycolatopsis camponoti:
TTCGCGGTCAGGTCGTCCTTCGCCTTGAGCAGGTCTTCGTTGAGCTTCTCGGCCTGGGCCGAGAGGTCGCGGTACTTGGCCAGGGCGTCGGACCCGGTGGGCGGGGCCTGGAGGACGGGGATGGGGGCGGCGGTGGCCGTCGGTTGGGCCATGGTGACGAGGGTGATCACCGAAGCCGCGGCGAGGGCACCTGACACCACGCGCTTGACGGGATGCGAACGCATTCTCGCGCGGGTCTCCTTTGCTGATCGGCCGCCGTCGGGCACCGGGGCGAGTCGGGGGCCTCGCCGTGTCCGGCGCGTGCTCGACCGCAACAGGAAGAGCACGCGGTGGGGTCCGGTACCCGGCAGGGGGTATCGGCGGCGATCTCGCGTCGCCGTCTCATCGACGACCGGGGGCCGCGAGATCTCGAACAGGTTACGAAAAGAACACGGCACCGTCCAGGGGTCCTCTCTGAGAACTCTCCGTGACGACAAGAAACACGCTTGGACCAGTGGTAACCGGATCGACTGTGGCCTGGATTACATTCCGCGAGGCAGTTAACTACCCTACCTCCCTAGGGTATCCGTGGCCGATGGGAGACACGGCCTGCGCCGTCACCGGCGTGACGTGCGGCCACTGCGCCGCTCGGTCGAAGAGGAAATCTCGGCGGCCTCGGCGGCGTTATCAGAGTCACCGTCGAGCCGGCCCCCGGCGCGGCGAGGGCGCTCAGTTCGGTTTTCGTGGTCACGAACAGCCTGCGCTCGCGCGGCTTCTCGGCCGGGTGACTTTTGTACGGTCCTTGTATCGGCTCGGGTGATGCTGGCCGGGTAGCGAATCCGACCAGTGGAGGACAGGGATGTTCACGAAGGCCGCCGTACTCACGGCACTCACCGCAGCGGCGTTCGCCGTGGCCGCACCGGCGCAGGCCGCGCCCGCGGCCACGACGGCGCTGCCCACGGCGAACATGGAGGCCGTGCTGAAGGCGGCCCAGATCGACCCGCGCCGAGCCGACGACACCCAGACCCCGGGTGCGCACGACAGCGTGCTGCTCGTCGAACAGGCGTTGCAGGCGAAGGGCTTGCTGGCCGCGACCTACGTCGACGGGTACTTCGGGACGACGACGATCACGGCGTACTCGCAGTACCAGAAGTCGTTGGGGTACACCGGGATCGACGCGTCCGGCCTGCCGGGCAAGACGTCGCTGGAGAAGCTGTGCGAGGGCCGGTACACGGTGACCGCCCCGGTGTCCGCGGGCAGCCGGATCGCTTATCGCGGGGTCACGACGAACACCCGCACCAAGGCGATGCTCCTGGCCGCCGAAGGGATCGCGGGCCTCACGGTCAGCCTCACCCAGGGCGGCTACAACCCGGGCGGCGTCGACGCGTCGGCCGGCACCCACGACGGCGGCGGAGCGCTGGACATCTCGGTGTCCGGCATGTCGTCGACGACCCGCACGAAGCTGCTCACGGCACTGCGCAAGGTCGGGTTCGCGGCCTGGTACCGCACTCCGGCGCAGGGCTTCGACTACCACATCCACGCGATGGCGATCTCCGACCCGGATCTCTCTTCGGGCGCCCAGCACCAGACCGGGGACTACTACCTGGGGATGAACGGGCTCGCCGGGCGCGGGGCCGACGACGGTCCCGCGGTCACCAAGGTCACGTGGGAGGAGTACCAGCGCGGCTGATCCCGCGGGGGTGGCTGTGCCGGGGCGCGGGATCGGACGCGCCCCGGCACTGGCACGCCCGGCCCGAGCGGTGGTTTGATCGGAAGCACCAAACGACCAGGGGGTGCTCCGATGGCCGGCAAGGCTTTCCGCTTCGGTGTGGTGGCGGGCGCGACCGAAGGCGGCGCGAAATGGCTGCGGACCGCTCGCCGTGCCGAGGAACTGGGCTACGCCACCCTGCTCTGCCCCGACAACCTCAACCTGCCCACCCCGACCGCGGCTCTCGCGGCGGCCGCGGCCGTGACCACCGACCTCAAGGTCGGTTCCTTCGTCCTCGCCAGCCCGCTGCGGACCGCGCGGGCCGCCGCCTGGGAGTCGCACAGTCTCTCCGTCGTCACCGGCAACCGGTTCGAACTCGGGCTCGGGACCGGCCTGCCCACCATGCGGCAGCAGGCCGAAGAGCTCGGCCTGCCCTACGGCTCGGGCCAGGAACGGCTCGACTCCATCTCCGAGACCATCGACCACGTCCGCCGGCTCGACGGCGACGCCCACACGCCCGTCATGATCGCCGCCGGCGGGCCGAAGGCACGGCGGCTCGCCGGAGCGAAAGCCGACATCGTCACGCTGGCGGGTGGCGTCCTGACCACCCGCGAAGAGATGGCGGGCTACGTCGAAGAAATCCGGGCCGCCGCCGGTGATCGCGACATCGAGCTCGCGCTGAACATCTTCGTCGTCGGCGAGCAGGTGCCGCCGTGGATCCGGGGGTTCATCGGGGTCGACGCCGAGACGCTCATCGAGCACGACTCGCTCACCATGCTCCGCGGCAGCTTCGACGACATGGCCGCCGAGCTGGAACGGCGCCGGGAGGAGCTCGGCGTCTCCTACGTCAGCGTCAACAGCGCCTTCATCGAGGAGTTCGCGCCGCTGGTGGAGCGGTTGTCGGGGAAGTGAGCGTCGCCGGGTCGGTGTTCGCGCCGCACAGCAGGACCGCGACGCGTTCCCCCGGCTCCGGCCGGTAGGCGCCGGCCAGCAGCGCCGCGTAGGCCGTCGCTCCGCCGGGCTCGACCGCCAAGCGGTAGCGGTCCCACAACGCCAGCCGAGCCGACACGATCGCCGCGTCGTCCACCAGCACGGAGCCCACCTCCGCACGGACGGCCACCGCGAACGCGATGTCGCCGAGCCGGGAGGCGCCCAGGGAATCCGCGGCGACGCCGGACACCTCGACGGGGACCGGCTCGCCGGCGGCCAGCGCGGCGTGCAACGTCGGGGCCGTGCGCGGTTCCACGCCGACCACGCGCGCCCGGCCTTCGACCGCCGCCGCGATGCCGGCCATCAGCCCGCCGCCGCCCACCGCGACCAGGATCGTGTCCAGCCCGTCGAGGTCGGCCAGCAGCTCGAGGCCCACCGTGCCCTGGCCCGCGCAGATCTCCGGCTGGTCGTACGCGTGGCAGAACAGCGCGCCGCGGTCCGCCGCGTCCTTCACCGCCGCGTCGTAGGCGTCCGCGTACTTGTCGCCGACCAGCTCGACGGCGGCGCCCAGCTGCCGCAGCTTCGCCACCTTGACCGCCGGCGCGTTCACCGGGACGTACACCCGCGCGGCCACGCCGAACTCCCGGGCGGCGTGGGCGACGGCGAGCCCGGCGTTGCCACCCGACGCGGCCACCACCCCGGCCGCCGAAAGCTCGCCCGCCGCGATGATCCGGTTGAAGGCGCCGCGGGCCTTGAACGACCCGGTGTGCTGCAGGTGCTCGAGCTTGAACCACACGCCGTCGTCGCCGAACACCGGCGTCCGGCGGACGTGGCCCTCGATCCGGGCGGCGGCCCGCTCGACATCCGAAGTGCTGATCATGCGCTCCAGCATGCGCGCGGACCGCCGTAAGCACCAGCGACGTCTCCTATGCTGGCATCAGCGATGCTTACGGCTGGAGGCCCCGTGTTCGACGCCCACCGCCTGGCCCTGCTCGCCGAGGTCGCGCACGCCGGGTCGATCGCCGGGGCGGCCCGGAGACTCGCCTTCACGCCGTCCGCCGTCTCGCAGCAGCTGGGCAAGCTCGAACGCGACGTCGGCGCGCCCCTGCTGCACCGCAACCCCCGCGGGGTCACCCTCACCCCGGTCGGGGAGGCGCTGCTGAGTCACGCGGAGACCATCGTCGGGGAGCTGCGCACCGCCGAGCGGACCGTCCGCGCCCTGCTCGACGAGGAACCGGCGCAGCTGACCGTCGGCACGTTCGCCAGTGCCGGCATGACGCTGGTGCCCGCCGCG
Proteins encoded in this window:
- a CDS encoding peptidoglycan-binding protein; the encoded protein is MFTKAAVLTALTAAAFAVAAPAQAAPAATTALPTANMEAVLKAAQIDPRRADDTQTPGAHDSVLLVEQALQAKGLLAATYVDGYFGTTTITAYSQYQKSLGYTGIDASGLPGKTSLEKLCEGRYTVTAPVSAGSRIAYRGVTTNTRTKAMLLAAEGIAGLTVSLTQGGYNPGGVDASAGTHDGGGALDISVSGMSSTTRTKLLTALRKVGFAAWYRTPAQGFDYHIHAMAISDPDLSSGAQHQTGDYYLGMNGLAGRGADDGPAVTKVTWEEYQRG
- a CDS encoding LLM class flavin-dependent oxidoreductase: MAGKAFRFGVVAGATEGGAKWLRTARRAEELGYATLLCPDNLNLPTPTAALAAAAAVTTDLKVGSFVLASPLRTARAAAWESHSLSVVTGNRFELGLGTGLPTMRQQAEELGLPYGSGQERLDSISETIDHVRRLDGDAHTPVMIAAGGPKARRLAGAKADIVTLAGGVLTTREEMAGYVEEIRAAAGDRDIELALNIFVVGEQVPPWIRGFIGVDAETLIEHDSLTMLRGSFDDMAAELERRREELGVSYVSVNSAFIEEFAPLVERLSGK
- a CDS encoding threonine/serine dehydratase; amino-acid sequence: MISTSDVERAAARIEGHVRRTPVFGDDGVWFKLEHLQHTGSFKARGAFNRIIAAGELSAAGVVAASGGNAGLAVAHAAREFGVAARVYVPVNAPAVKVAKLRQLGAAVELVGDKYADAYDAAVKDAADRGALFCHAYDQPEICAGQGTVGLELLADLDGLDTILVAVGGGGLMAGIAAAVEGRARVVGVEPRTAPTLHAALAAGEPVPVEVSGVAADSLGASRLGDIAFAVAVRAEVGSVLVDDAAIVSARLALWDRYRLAVEPGGATAYAALLAGAYRPEPGERVAVLLCGANTDPATLTSPTTAPPAARTPR